The Syntrophorhabdus sp. region AGGCCGTTCACCGAGTAGACAATACACGTCCGTCTTATGACGTCGACCACGTCACGGCTTCCCGCGAGGTAGCCGATGCGGAGCCCGGCGAGGCCATACATCTTGGAAAATGTCCGGAAGGTGACAAGGTTGGGGTACTCCTTGAGAAGCTTCATCGCGTCGGGATAGTCGTCCGCCTCGACGAATTCGCAGTACGCCTCGTCAACGACGACGATCTGCCTCCCGGCGACCCTGTCGAGGAACCTTCTCAGCCTCGTCTCGTCCCAGTAGGTCCCGGTGGGATTGTTGGGGTTGCACACGAAGAGTATCTTCGTCCTGTCGTCCACGCGGGCAAGCATCCCCTCGTCGTCGAAACCGAAATCCCTGAGCGGCACGAGCCTCGCCTCGAAACCGGAGAACGCCGCCACCCATTCATAGACGGCAAAGGTCTTGTCGGCAGTGATGATGTTGTCCCCTTCCTGGCAGAAGGCCTTGATGACGAAGGCGATGGCCTCGTTCGCCCCGTTGCCGAACACGATCTGGTCGGGGTCGAGGTCGAACTTCTCGGCCAGCTTTACGCGCAGGAACCAGGAATCACCACTGGGATAGATGGCCGCCCTCTTCGGCGGGAACTGTTCAATGACCCGCGCCGAGCCCCCGGGAGGGCCGAGGGGATTTTCGTTGTTGTTGAGCCGCCAAAGGTGGTCCACCCTGTAGAGCCTCATGAGCTCCGGGTCGGGACGGGACGGGATGTAAGCCTCGAACTTCTTGATGTATTCAGGGACAAGTTTGTTCAGGGGAACGTCAAACACGCGAAAGACCTCAATCCCGCAGGGTGAAAAAGAGCCAATCCGCCTTGCCCTGGTAAGGGATCACGATGGACGGGACAAACCCGTTCGCCTCG contains the following coding sequences:
- the hisC gene encoding histidinol-phosphate transaminase — translated: MFDVPLNKLVPEYIKKFEAYIPSRPDPELMRLYRVDHLWRLNNNENPLGPPGGSARVIEQFPPKRAAIYPSGDSWFLRVKLAEKFDLDPDQIVFGNGANEAIAFVIKAFCQEGDNIITADKTFAVYEWVAAFSGFEARLVPLRDFGFDDEGMLARVDDRTKILFVCNPNNPTGTYWDETRLRRFLDRVAGRQIVVVDEAYCEFVEADDYPDAMKLLKEYPNLVTFRTFSKMYGLAGLRIGYLAGSRDVVDVIRRTCIVYSVNGLAQEAALAAIGDDEHVARTRRHVNAEKTYLLEELSRLGVETHAGEGCYVMVRLPVSDTLVYRQLMARGVMIRTMTGFRFPNWIRVSIGVHEAMEDFIGGLGEILSDREGVL